CAGTCGGGAAAACCAGCGACTGGATATCCATGAATTCGATCGTGTGCCCGCACGAAGGTGGAAGGAATGCGTCGATGACGCAAGGCACGTGGTAGCCAAAGAGCCACCCCTGCGTATGCACTCGCGCGCGGTCCGCGCGGCTGAGCCAGCCAAGCAAGCTGCACAGATCGGTGCTGATGACGTCATCGAAATAGCTCTCTTTGTGTCCCCGGGAGCGCGAATCGAGCACCACCGCGGCCGTGCGGAATCCCTGCCGCCGCAGGGCGGTGCTCATGCGCAGCTGGTTGTAGAACGCCTTCTTGGAAACAAACAAGATCGCCTGGCGCCCGTCGAATCGGAAGCGGTCCAGGCGCTCCTTGAGCTGGATGCGGTGGGCCTGCAGCCGGCGCGCGTAGAGCTGCGCTACCCGAGGGTGAGTCAGCTCGAGCAAGTCCTGATCGTTCGCGGCCGGCCGCGGCCCGCCCGCGCGAACGTGAGCACTGACCACGCACTCCACCTCACGAAGGCAGGCCCCGTCACGCCGGGTGCGGCAACCAAACAGGTATTCGGCATCCGTGGGGTAGCGACCTACGTGGAGCTCGACACGCTCGAATCGTTGTCGCAATCGCTGGCAAAGGGTCTCCGAAATCGGGCTGATGCCATCGACGCACACACGACCGGCCCCAGTTCGCTGGACTGCGCTTTCGACCAAGGCCTCGACCAGCACAGGGTGGTTAACCGACTCCGCGACTAGAACATCCCGCCAATCCGTTCCAACCGCAGACAGCGCATCCGGACGCCACACATGTAGCCGCTCGAGTCCCTCGGTAAGCACAGCCTTGATACGCGTCAAGGGTCGGTCTCCAGGCTCGCCCACCATGTTGACATGTCAACCAAGCTTGACGCTACACTGCAGGCGTGAGCACGGGATCGCCGTACGCAGAGGCATTCAAGCGCGATGGTTTCGTCCTGATTCCGAAGGCGATCGACCACCGTGTAATCGGAGCGATCCGGCGCGAGTGGGAAGTCTTCACTCGAAAACCGTGCGTCAACCTGCTGCCGGCGGACGCGCCGGCGGCCTGTTTCTGGCGGCACGTGCCCGGGGAGCGCAAGCGCATGCGCCCGCTTAGCGAGCTTCCTGGCCTCGAGCACTTTGCTCTGAGCGGAGCGGCAACGCAGTACGCGCGCCAGCTCGCGCTGGGGCTCGGATTCAAGAGGGGGGATTTGCGTCTCCTGGAGACCGTCATCTTCGAGAAGCCGCCACGGCAGGGAGGTGCGCTGGCGTGGCACACAGATGCCTCCTTCTTCCCGTTTTTTCCCCACAACCAGCTGGCAGCTTGGATCCCGCTGGATCCCGTGGATCGGCTCAACGGCACGATTCAGTATGCCGCTGGTAGCCAGCACACACAGGCGCTGACCCCGGTCGACCTGCACACGGGCGAGCCGATCGGCGAGCCCGAGGACGGGCTCGTACCTGCGGACCCGGCTGCCCACGGCCATGAAGTCGTCACGCTTGCTATGACGCCGGGCGACATAGCCTTTCATGCTGCGCTGACGTGGCACGCCTCCATGCCCAACCCCTCCGAACGGCTACGCAGAGCGCTGTCGCTCCGGTTTCTGCTGGGTCGCACGCGCTACGCGCCACGAGCAGGCACGACCTTCGCGATGTGCCAGCAGGCGGCCGTCGCCGAGGGTGAGCCCATCCGGGGCCCCAGCTTTCCCGTAGTTTGACCGTGGCTGCGGATGGCACGCGCGGCGATGCAAGGCACGTGTGCCACAACTGTGGTCGTGCGGGGCCCGTGGAGATCGGCGGATTCTCGTCGCACGCACGTGTCACATCCGACTGTCGTCCGTGGCCTGCGGGAGGCAAGCTCGGGGTCTGCACGGCGTGCGCGCTCGTCCAGAAAATCGTTCACGCCGAGTGGCGGCGGGAAGTCGCCGAGATCTACGCATGCTACGCGCTATACCACCAGAGCCGCGATCGGACGGAGCAGACCGTCTTCGATCCGTTGGGCCGGGCGGCGCCCCGCTCGGGCAGGTTGCTCCAGACGCTGCAGCAGATCACCGGGCTTCCGCCGAGTGGTCGCATGCTCGACGTGGGTTGCGGCAACGGTGCCACGCTGCAGGCGGCCTCCGAGCTGCTGGCCGGCTGGTCGCTGTCCGGCCACGACCCCCATCTCAGCGAGCCCGAGCGCGTGCTATCGATCCCAAGGGTAGCTGCAGTTCACGACGATTGGAAAGATACGCCCGATGCCTTTGACTTGGTCACCCTGGTTCACGTGCTGGAGCACGTGCCGAACCCGGTACAGCTGCTTGCCGAAATCCGTTCTCGCCTGCGACCTGACGGGCACCTGCTGGTTCAAGTTCCCTATTTCGTCGACAACCCCTTCGACCTGGTGATCGCAGACCACTGTTCGCATTTCACCCTCACCACGGCGCGGCGGCTCGTAACGGGTGCCGGCTTCGACCTGGTGCACGTGTCGGCGCAGCTGCTCCATAAGGAAGTTACCGTGATCGCTCGACCAAACGCTTGCAAGAAGTCCGCCGGACCGATGGCAACCGAGCTCCGATCCGAGTCGGCCAAGCACGCCGAGGCTGCGTGCGCGGCACTGGCGTGGCTGAGCGCACTGCGCGCGTCGTG
This Pseudomonadota bacterium DNA region includes the following protein-coding sequences:
- a CDS encoding class I SAM-dependent methyltransferase, producing the protein MAADGTRGDARHVCHNCGRAGPVEIGGFSSHARVTSDCRPWPAGGKLGVCTACALVQKIVHAEWRREVAEIYACYALYHQSRDRTEQTVFDPLGRAAPRSGRLLQTLQQITGLPPSGRMLDVGCGNGATLQAASELLAGWSLSGHDPHLSEPERVLSIPRVAAVHDDWKDTPDAFDLVTLVHVLEHVPNPVQLLAEIRSRLRPDGHLLVQVPYFVDNPFDLVIADHCSHFTLTTARRLVTGAGFDLVHVSAQLLHKEVTVIARPNACKKSAGPMATELRSESAKHAEAACAALAWLSALRASCQRARTQAPGRLGIFGTSIGGNWLLATLEECADFFVDEDGARVERRLRGRPVLAPPDAPRDATVLMPLPHRIAVSIRERLGDLAQGYLLPPDYARPAPI
- a CDS encoding phytanoyl-CoA dioxygenase family protein, yielding MSTGSPYAEAFKRDGFVLIPKAIDHRVIGAIRREWEVFTRKPCVNLLPADAPAACFWRHVPGERKRMRPLSELPGLEHFALSGAATQYARQLALGLGFKRGDLRLLETVIFEKPPRQGGALAWHTDASFFPFFPHNQLAAWIPLDPVDRLNGTIQYAAGSQHTQALTPVDLHTGEPIGEPEDGLVPADPAAHGHEVVTLAMTPGDIAFHAALTWHASMPNPSERLRRALSLRFLLGRTRYAPRAGTTFAMCQQAAVAEGEPIRGPSFPVV